AGATGCTGTTTTCTTTGGAGCCCCAAGTAACATCATTACAACcttatttttcttaatacattTGTTCCCATGTTGTCTTTCATTATTCTTTTACTGCTTTTGTGAGGTAAAATGCAAACACTCCAATGTGGCTTCCTAATTCATAATGCCCCTTATCATATGATTTTCAGCATTGAATCAAAGCTGGCTCCTGAGGGGTTCAAGGAAAACCACCAGACATAATCCAAGAGCAATACATAAGAATTTCGGGAAGCATGTTTTGTCAATCACTATCATTCTTagtgttaaaaagaaaaacagatgCCTACAAGTCTTAGAGGACATTAACTGTAACTGCAACTGAAAATTTGGCATCAGCTTTTGCTGTGGTATCAGAAATTCAGAGTGCTATTCACAAACTTATTATATGCCAGACTCACTGCATACCGATGTTTTCCTTCAGAATTTGGCAGTAAAGGACTGTCCTGATCTGAGGTCTTTGCCAGGTGTCCCATCCATAATAAGGTGTGGTATTGAAGAACCACCCAATGGGATACAGTGTTATACCTCTCTTCTTCAATATATGGAGAATGGGAATTGTGTGGGTTCTACTTCCATTCAACACTACCACCCCTTCCTCCAAAAGCTCAAATTGTGTGGGTCGTCTATGCAGGCTATAGTCCACTCTTTCCTGGTCCTGGACCAAATTCAATACTTCATTGCCCTTAAAATTCTGTGGATGGAGAATTTTCATGAAATGGTAGCTTTGCCAGAGTGGTTGGGCAATCTTTCCTCTCTTCAAAAGCTGTATATTGTGGATTGCGAGAAGCTGATGTATCTGCCCACTGAGCAAGCCATGCAATGCCTCGCCGAATTGGAAAAGCTGATGATTTATGATTTCCCCAAACTAAAAAATGAGCAGTCCAAGATTAACCACATTCCACTGGTTCAAATAAATACTCAGTAAGTCTACTCATACTACTATTCTCTTATATTTGTAATGGGTGAGAGTGTTCCTTGTATGAATACTTAATTGGACACAACtaagaaaatttataaatgcTACAATTTGGGTCAATGATTCTTGATATAAA
The Quercus lobata isolate SW786 chromosome 10, ValleyOak3.0 Primary Assembly, whole genome shotgun sequence DNA segment above includes these coding regions:
- the LOC115965180 gene encoding uncharacterized protein LOC115965180; this translates as MPDSLHTDVFLQNLAVKDCPDLRSLPGVPSIIRCGIEEPPNGIQCYTSLLQYMENGNCVGSTSIQHYHPFLQKLKLCGSSMQAIVHSFLVLDQIQYFIALKILWMENFHEMVALPEWLGNLSSLQKLYIVDCEKLMYLPTEQAMQCLAELEKLMIYDFPKLKNEQSKINHIPLVQINTQYYSNFCFCKSSRDLRSC